actactgtttatacccctgatcgatgctctcctggtacaaaagatcactcatctgaggttagtcattctattcaggctaatagtagacaatatgtttttccaaataggtctactcgaggtcaaccaacaaaaaaaatgaacctacccttcagactaaagccaagtatccggtggccaattttatatctaccaaaagattatctaagtcatatgagtcatttgtgaatcaaatatctactgtatcagtacctaacaaagtgcaggatgcattgggcgatccaaaatggaggaaagcaatggaggaagagatggaagtattacaaaagaacaatacttgggagcttgtacctccaccatatggcaagaagactgtaggatgtcgatgggtgtttacagtgaagcataatccagatgggtcagtaagccggtataaagcacgcctagtagcaaatgggttcacccagacatatggcatagactatgatgagacatttgcacctgttgcaaagataaacactatccgggtattgctctctatcgctgctaacttgaactggccacttaggcagtttgatgttaagaatgcattccttcatggagaactaacagaggaagtatacatggatcttccgcctggatatgtggccacttctccaagtaactccgtatgcagattgagaaagtctttgtatggtcttaaacagtcacctcgtgcttggtttggaagattctcacaattcatgaggaaaattggatacatgcagagtaattcagaccacacattatttctcaaacaccaacaagggaaggtaacagccctaatcatatatgttgacgatatggtagttactggtaatgatactattgaggtggatagattacaaaagcagctagccacagagtttgagatgaatgacctaggtacactcaagtacttcttgggtattgaggtagcccgaggaagtgatggtatctatctgtgtcagaggaagtacatctttGATCTACTAACGAAGACAGggatgttagattgcactccaattgatactcctattgagcagaaccatcggttagcagagtatccagatcaagtgcccactGACAAAGCTCgatatcagaggctagttggacgcctgatttatttgtcacataccaggccagatgttgcgtatgcagtaagtatAGTGAgttagttcatgcataatccgagtgtggatcatatggatgctgttgtgaggattttgagatacttgaagtcagctccagggagaagagtaatgttttctaatcacaacaatatctttgagatttgtggcttcacagatgcagactgggttGGAAATGTTACcgatcggaggtccacatcagggtactatacctttgttggaggcaatcttgttacgtggaggagtaagaaacaaaatgtggtagctcgatctagtgctgaagcagaatacagaggtatggctcagggagtgtgcgaattattatggcttagaaatctACTAGAAGACTTGGGTATTAAGTCTAAATGtgttatgcagctgtactgtgacaacaaggcagctattgatatttcgcataatcctgtgcaacatgatcgtacaaaacatgtggaggttgatcgtcattttataaaggAAAAGCTAGACgcaaagatcattagttttccttttgtttccacagaatagcaacttgccgatatgctcacaaaaggagtgtcaaAAAGggttttttatgattcacttagcaagttgggcatggttgatatgtatgcaccaatttgagggggagtgttggcaTGAATAGTGGCGTGAAACACGGTCCGTGATTCACGAAGTGAATCCCGGACTAAATCCCGGATAGATAGATTCgtagattagtatatatataggttgatATGTGTATGAAGTATAATCAAGTAATATAACCAATTTATTCCAGTGAAAAATCTTAATTCTAATTTATCTATTGTGTTAAAAATCTTAATGTTGATCAATTTAATGAAACCAATCGTATTAATTGAGATCACTGTTTTTAATTTGAAGAGATTAAATCTCATATTAGAgcagaaaaatatgaaaataaaattgaataAATGCCTTTTTAGATTGAAAACATAAGAAAAtgagaatgaaaaataaataaaaagaggtgtagataaaaattaaaagggtaaatttggaaaattcaggaaaaaaatgctgatgaaaatttaaataacAATTATAGAGGTGTAACTAGAATTACTCTTTCTTATTatatttttccattttttaaGATCAATAGCCAAACCAACTGGCTTTTTATTGCGACTGCATTACTGGACTGGACGTTTCACATTGTTATGTGGAGTTGATTGTTAGTGCTTCAACTATGGTCTTGGCCATTGTGGCCACCACAACCAAATCCACTCATCCACCTCTTGATAGGGTACTAATGGTGTTTTCTATTGCTGTAACGAATCCTGGACAACAAGATTAACACCAAAGCTGAATAGGACTGATTATTTAGTACATCTGGACTTGCATATACAACAGTGCCATTTCTACCAGAATTAGTGGGTTAATCCAATCAACTCAAGTGAGCTATTAACAATGACAAGGGCATTCTGCTCTAACACACTCATGACTAATATACAACACCTAAGCTTCAAACATTCCAGCTCCATAAAGCTTGCCCGTTAGACTCCAGAACATCTTGCACACGAAGGTGGCATATCGTGGTGCATTAGTTTTGCTTGACTGACAGAGTAAGCTTCATATCCAAGTGACCTAGATCAATTTTGACACTTAGTCGGCACGAATGATTACTGACATCTTTACAACAATGTGGAATGCTTATGATCAAGAATCTCTTCACTTCACTCAATGATACACATTCCGGTGGAATTCAAATGGAAATCCACAATAAACAGGAGGTAACCTGAATAGAAAGAATAAACAAAGTTGGACGTTACAACATTGTTAATGACAGAAAGGTTAACCAGGCGCCAACATCGTACTACAATTTACCTTGAGATCCTCACATTCCTAAATACATTCATGAATTATCCAACCAGGTCCTTCTCTTGATCTGCAATAAGAAAATGGGCAACTTTCAATAAAACAAGCAAAACAGGACTGCCAAAAGAAGCTCCATCAGATTCAATTTATCCTCAGATATATACAGTAACAATGTGAATCAGTTCTATGAGAAGTTAGGCTCACACCGCATCTGAAGTCAAGAAGATTTCACCCATATATGACAGCTGGAAACTACGGGTTGGTCATGATGACCATCAAACAAAACCTAGCCCCAATTGTCATATAAGCCTCTCAAAAGTGTAATACCATTACCACCACAAACGGGTAAAGGCAAACCCCgaaattcaatttatataactGTATGCATAATTATCTTAAGCTGGTGTTGAAAGCTTAACATATGAAACATAAGGAGTGACGATGAAACACCTGACACTTATTTCTTGAAAGCACACTAATTTTGAAACTGATATTTAATTAATCTATAACCCAGAAAGATGGGTGTTGCAGGATGTCACTTCACTTCAGTTGCAAAGAGGCATTTATATATTTCACATCCTCATGACAGAAATAATTATTAAAGTAGTCCATACATCACAATCCAGGAAGGGACATTAAGTCCCGAGAATATAGGCTGTCTAAGAGTCTCAATATTCAACAAAACTACTACAAGACCCAACCATTAAACACTATATAATGAGAATGCACCCCGCTCACTTACCTCAGGATTCacagttttttttcttgtgtCATGCTTGCACACGGGGCAGCATGTCCCCCATTTTGTCAGCCATAAGTCCACACAGCTTGAATGAAATTCTGCAAGTAAATCTCAAGTGCTTAACGGAAAGCTTTAAACTTCAAATGACAAGGTAAGAAAGTGTTCCTAACTTATATGCACATATTAGGGTCAAAGGTTAGTGCCTACTCGGATAAATAACTGTACTGTACTTGAAAGAAACATTAAAATGTGAAAACACTAGAACACTAAAACCAGTAGATATATTACCACTTATTTGTATTCTTAGTTAGAATGGACGATAGCTGCTTCCAAGTTTTTTCTCATAGACTGGACATAGTGCTCCCCCTATATTTTATGAGATCTCAAGTAAATCCAGATGCCTACTATATGGACATTCAGCATATATGTGGTATTGTAGTTCTTAAACAATATTATCTATGAACTGTTTGAATCTACTCAGAAACTTATCGCACATCATGGTAGCCTGTGATGTTATAGGACTTTCCTACATGCACAGGCAAATGACGTCTAAATTCGTACAATGTTGTGGCATATTGGAACAGGTAGTACGATCCTAATAAAAATAGAAGGAATATCAACATGAGGGTAACACAGAATTTACCATGTTGACAAGGAAGAACTTTGAGAATTTCCCCATCTTTGTAATTCTCAAGGCAGATAGCACAAGTTTCGTCACTGTGGCATTCACCCAAACGAGCTGAATTGAATGTGAAGCAAGGCAGAGCTTCCACCACCTTGGTATCCACACTTTTAGGAAGTTGGTTTCGTCCTTGTGAGAACAGCCAGTGTCTTGGAGCAAATATGGCTATCAATAATATACCCAATATAACCATGAATGAGAGAAAAGATATAGCTAGCACAGTCCAGGCTGTTTCAGTTTTAGTAGGGAAGAGACAGCATTCTCCCTCTTCATCATGAGCATGCTCCTTTAGTAGTTCACCTGTTGCTTTTGAAACAAACACGGCATGGATTGTAGTATTCTCACGGTCTATCATCACTGCAGAAATAGAAATAACAATCATTATATATCTATAACAGCTGAAAACTAACTATCATGGTGCTCAATCATATGTATGAccttcaaaacaatcaaaaatttaaaccaaaattcAAAGGTCAATGGTGACTCACTGTAAACTAATTCTCGTCCATCTACATTATCATAAACAATTGCAGCACCAAAACCAGCATTTTGTGCATTCTGTATTTTATCCTTGAAAGCACATTCCCCTCTAACTATCAAAGCAAACCTTGCtttatcaatttcatttgAACGGTGCCCATTCCGTAGAGGCAAACAGCCATTCAAAGGGTCTGCGTTAACCAAAGCTCCACAGGTACCAGCCTCATCAAGAGGAACAGCTATAAACCGAAACCAACAGCATCAAAATCACAATTACGCATTAAGTTATTAACTCTACATGATTAGCATTTGCATACATCTTAAACAAGACAAACCAAATATAGAAAATTTTGAACTTCATTGAAATTAGacacaaaaacaaacattgaaCTAAATTACAAGTACATTTGGAAGATTACCAAACTTGGCTGGCAGGTCATCGAAGGCCATTGACAGTGGATTGTAGACCACAGTTGCAGAGCTCAATTCAACAAATACAAACACACTGAATCCAAGAAAAACTTGCTTCATCTTTCTCAGCTCCATTTACCTGAATCAAACAATAGCGAACAATAATTGGCACCAAATCAAGGTCGAAAAGAACGAAACTTTCATCATCAAGAACAATAACAACATCAAAACATCAGTACCCTCTTGCAGATTACTGGGTTTCTGAAATAAAACTGAGGTGTTTAAGGGAACCCTGAGACTGAAACAGTGAAATCCAAGAAGAGGAGAGCTGAAATAGGCTCGGCTCATAGTGCCTTTCACCCACTATTTTacttataataataatttctcattaTATTAATTTCAGTCTTGAAAGTGTTTAACCAATCATTGTGGTGAATATTTCATTTAGGCCTCGTTATATTTTACATTTATCCAATGTCCTAAACTTCTTGTTGCTTCACGGCTTTCATCCAGATCCTAAACCTGCTACTCTATGTCTATATAACTAATGGAATGATTACATATTGGTCCCACATTGCCCCAAATTCAAGcttatatatatctaataaGAGCTGATGAATTTGCTAATTGGAAGCTGTGGAAATTACTATAAATTGTTGACAAATGAAATTACTAACTCCTTAACTACACAATATGAGatgctgaaaataaaaaatgactgaagtattatatcatttatatgGTATTCATTTTTAATAGCTCCGTCTTGAAAAAactcaatttgcaattttATGAGCTTCATTGCAACAAGTAATATTGTGTAAAGTATGCAACTAATTAAACCATCTTATTAAATTAGGCCGTCTTGGTAGCAAACTagtttatataaatatattgtcACACCTTACATTAGACATAGATGTGTTGGCATTGGATATTTCAGATATATGGAATCGATGCAGCGTCAGGAGCTGCTGTTTTGGCATTGGATATTTCAGCTGGAGATCATGTTCTTGATCTTTGCGCCGCTCCCGGTATGCTGAGCTGGTTTCTGGCTCCTCATTGTTATTTTTAAAGATTGGTTTGAATTGAGTGCATGATTTGGTAATATGTGAGGTTGAATGTGTAAGTATGGTGTAAAATTTTTGCCTTTTAGTATcggtttattattttttgttgcCTATTAAATGAAGGGGACTTGTGTATTGTGCTGTTTTGATTAGCTAGTATGTTTCTTTATATTGAAACGTGAGGTAGGGAAGGATGAGAAATTTGTAAAGAAACCCTCTTGTGTGGGAATATCAGATCGCTTTTGTTTTCTGAAAATCTGGTCACTTTGTTTTATCATCAGGTGCTAAGCTTTGTCTGATATCAGACCTTCTTGGTGATTCAGGTTCAGTAACTGGCGTTGATGTTTCAAGACACCGACTAGCGGCTGGTAGGACATTGCTGCAGAAATATGCATTGGGCAGTCGCTGCCGACTTTTCGTTGCTGATGGGACTACTTTCTCCATCATTCCAATGAGTGTGCATACCAATTCTTTATCATGTAATTGATCTGAATCCAGCTATGACAAAGGTTTAATGACTGACATTAATGTTATTGCAAGCATCATCCTGTTTTTGATATGTTATCATTCCATTTAGAACTATGCAGGTGGATCTGGATTGGAGGAAAATGTGACATTCAAGGAGTGGACATCTAGGAGGCCAtggaaagaaaggaaagaagtagCTAGGATAAGAAAAAGTGGTGTTGTGCTGTCAGGGACTCAACTTCCAGATCTTATCTATTATGGCTGCCAATCTGGTGTGGTTGGCCTAAAGAAAAGTGAATTGTACCAAACATTTTGTGACGGTCAGTTTTCGGGCTGTGGCTATGACAAGGTAATCTGTTAtcttaaaagtaaaaaaaaaaacaattctaTAGAATTGGTTATGTTACGTCTGTGGTGTTTGTTTTTCAACATTATGCTAGGTTTGTTGTGATTTACTAAGCTAGTTAAATCCTGATTCAGGTCCTAGTTGATGCAGAGTGCACTCATGATGGTTCAATTAAACATGTCCAAAAATTTGAACGTTGGGGTTGGGACACACTTCAACGTCGGGTATTGAATGCAGAGAGAGGTGATAACCTCACTGCGCTTCAGGTATGTGATCTATGCTTTATTTAACTTAAATGTGGACTTTGCTACTTTGCACATCAAACCCTGAATCCTGTTTCCGATCATGATAATTGTGTAAGTATAAGATCCCGGTGCATGGCATCCTCTTTGAAAATTAGAAGTTAAAGGAATATCTCTTAATAAGAAGTTTCAAGGTTAATTGTTTTACACCAAATGGATACATTGTCTGCTGCATGAGGAAGAAATGAGAGAGCCATAAGCAGTTTGATGTGATAACTACCTATTGTTCACGGCATAATTATAGCTACTGCATCCAGGCATGGTCCACTTTTGACTGGTGTAAGCTCTTTGATAAACTGACAGTAGCCTTTTTCCTGGCCTTGCAGTTAAAACTCCTAAAGAATGGTTTTAGATTGCTAAAAGCTGGCGGACTGCTTGTTTATAGCACTTGCAGGTGCCTTTTCATGTTCCTTTAGCTTTGAGTTAAACAAAATTTCCTATGTTTCTAATAAAGTTTTCACTGACTAGTTTGACAGttgctcaaaatgaagatgtcGTGAAGCAGTTTCTTGAAGAAAACTCTTCTGCTGGTAAAGCCCTTTCTGCCATGTCATTATATAATGGTTTCGTATTTAATTGCAGTAATGAGTCCATATATGTTGACAGTATGCCAGTTTTGAAATGATCAAGTGTCAATTTATCCATGGTGAAATTCAAACCTCCATGATACCCTTgcttgagcatgtgattttttaCTACTTTGCGCCGCTTGAATAGCTCTTGTATGTGTAATAGTTATTTACTCTGAGGGTCCTTGTTAAGCAGAGTTGCAGGCGATAGATGCTGCTGAGAATTGGCCTTGCAGGAACGGGCGACTACCCAAAACCCTGCGGTTTGATCCTTTGACTTCAAACACTAGCGGACTGTTTGTTGCTAAGTTTACAAAAGTAGCCATTTAATCCAAGTTTGCCGGATGATCTTGATGCCCCTTCAAGGAATTATTTTTGTGATTGAATAGTAGTTTTAGTACGCAATTCATCTTTGCAATCTAATTAGCACAACTGAAATATTGGAAATATGTAATGCCAGCAGCAgttcctctctttcttctcttccaTACAATCATACAAACACAGTGAGGCTTTCACTTTTCAGTTCATCTTTTTCATCATGATAACTTCAGCCCCGGGCCTCCCAGCTATCACTTGCTGACTGCAGCATGATCAAGTTTCAGAGCTGAAATTTCTTCAGACCCTAATCCTAGTCACAACCGAGACTTGATCTCATTGTCTTGTAATCCACCGGGGTAAAACTTGCTCTTTTGCTTCGAATCTAATTattttaacatgaaatttaCCACAGTACAACATTTTTCTAGTTAAGTGAAAACTTGATAATTTGTGATCGCTTTGAAAGcagctttttttttcaacaggTTTTTAGAAAAAAGCAAACTTTCCGGCAGACGCCTTGTGATTGCAAACGTGGATACTGACTAATGGATCTAAGTCCTCCTCACATTGGAACTGCATTTCTTATATTCTTACGAGTCTAATTTGTAATTCACTTTTCTGATAATAAAAAACAACTAGAACGTAAAAATGAAGCCAGCCAATCTTCCAATTCCGATTAAAAGTGCATGTGCCCGGAAACCGGTATAGATTCATAAGCTATAGCCGACACAGCAGCTAACATTAAATTCAAATCATTAGCAAAGCTCCAAGATTCACATTACTACCCACAAATCTTCGTCATCAATGACATCACATTCCCAGTTCCACAAGAAAACGAATATTCAAAAGTCAAAACGACTCCAAAACACCAAAACCCCTTTGAACTCAGGCGATGAAACATCGACCTTTTTGTGATCCAGAAACATCGGAAAATCCATGACTTTTGGACCCGAAATCACTGCCCCTCTCCGTAAGTTGTCAATCTTTTACGTTCAGTCTCTTGCTAATTTCCCTCCAAAATTAACTAACCCCTAATAAAAAATTCACAGTTCAGAACAACCATGCTTCAGCTTCAGCTTCATCTCCGGCGCCGGAGGAGAACTCCCCGATCGAGCAAGTTGCCCTGACAGTGCCTGTCACCGATGACCCTTCAATCCCGGCCGTCACGTTCAGAACATGGACGCTCGGATCCCTCGCGTGTATTCTACTCTCTTTCCTCAACCAGTTCTTCTGGTACCGGAGAGAGCCTCTCTCCCTGACCTCGATCTCGGCGCAGATCGCAGTGGTGCCGCTCGGCCACCTCATGGCCTCCGTCGTCACGGACCGGGTCTTCTTCGAGGGGCAGAGATGGCAATTCACTCTCAACCCGGGGCCGTTCAACGTGAAAGAGCACGTGCTGATCACGATCTTCGCCAACTCCGGAGCCGGCAACGTCTACGCCATCCACATCGTGAGCACCATCAAGGTGTTctacaagaagaacatgtcgTTCTGGGTGGCGCTGCTCGTCGTTTTGACCACCCAGGTGTTGGGTTTCGGCTGGGCCGGGCTTTTCCGGCGGTTCTTGGTCGAGCCAGCCGCCATGTGGTGGCCTCATAATCTCGTACAGGTTTCTCTCTTCAGGTAACTTTCTGCCACGTGTTCGTTTCTTATTCGTAGATTAGATCCCGTCTATGTACCTTCGTTGACTGATTtccaaaaatagaaactttttTACTGTTTTCGGCAATGATGACCGCATTTAGGGTAAGAAATGCTGAAATATCGagataaaatttcaaatttacaCTCAAATCTTGGAAAAGAATCACTGAAAAGATAACACTGAATTATCGAGAATGTGCTAACCTACTGTAGTTGATAATAGATGCTGCTAGTTTAAGACATTGTACGATATTTGTAGGTTCACTAACATCATGATTAGAAAAGTTATTAGAAATTCTGTTCTGAATAGTTTTACTGGAGAGAAAGATGATTCGAGTCCTGAATTGCATGCTATGCATATGGTTTTGTGAACAGAGCTTTACATGAGAAGGAAAAGAGGCCTAGAGGTGGATTAACAAGGAATCAATTCTTCCTCATTGCTTTCACTTGTAGCTTTGCTTATTATGTTCTTCCCGGCTACTTATTCCCAATGTTATCTTCCATTTCCTGGGTCTGCTGGATCTTCCCTGCTTCTGTCCTAGTCCATCAGCTGGGTTCAGGACTACATGGTCTTGGGATTGGTGCTGTCGGTCTTGATTGGTCCAGCATTTCCTCTTACCTTGGAAGTCCTCTGGCCAGTCCATGGTTTGCTACTGCTAATGTTGCTGTTGGTTTTGTTATTGTGATGTATGTCATTACTCCTGTGGCTTATTGGCTCAATGTGTATAATGCGAGAACCTTCCCCATATTCTCGGATGGATTGTTCACATCTACTGGCCAAAGCTACAACATTTCAGCTATAATAGACCCCAAATTCCGGCTTGACATTGATGCATACGAGCGAGAGGGCCCTCTCCATATCAGCACCTTTTTTGCTATCAACTATGGTGTAAATTTTGCTTGCCTTACTGCCACTGTTGTTCATGTTCTCCTCTTCCATGGGAGGTAAGTTTCACTTTCTAGATCATATATATGGTGCAATGAAATGAAGCATATAAACTATTTTACTTAGTTCGCGTTATAAACATGCAGAGATATCTGGGACCTAAGCAAGTCTGCCTTCCAGGAAAAGGAGACAGATGTGCACACAAAGCTCATGAGAAGATACAAGCAAGTTCCTGGATGGTGGTTCATATGTATCCTTGTGGCTAACATAGTGGCGACTATACTTACATGCCATTATTACAATGATCAATTGCAATTGCAATGGTGGGGAGTCTTGCTTGCTTGTGGTCTAGCTTTGTTTTTCACTCTACCTGTTGGAGTCATTTATGCCACAACAAATCAGGTCCTATATTTTACCTGTTCTACGTCTTAATTCTCATCAAAGATATCTTGTGCCTTATCGATCCTTGGTGAACAGATGCCGGCCTTGAATGTGATCACAGAATACATAATTGGGTATTTGTATCCAGGATATCCAGCTGCTAACATATTATTCAAAGTATACGGACACATAAGCATGAAACAAGGAATCACTTTTCTGGAAGACTTTAAGCTTGGACACTACATGAAGATCGCTCCCCGAGCAATGTTCGTGGCACAGGTTAGCTCCAATGTGTTCTCTTTCCCAAAAGTGACATTTTTATCAAGTTTCTTGTTCATAGAGTGATGGACATCATTCATTTACTTTGGAATAATTATCAGGTAGTAGGTACTATCATAGCGGCACTTGTGCATCTAGGGACTGCATGGTGGCTTATGAGCACGGTCCCTGACATATGCGACAGGGTGTTACTACCACCAGATAGCCCATGGACTTGCCCCGGTGACCATGTCTTCTATGATGCTTCTGTTATCTGGGGCCTTGTTGGACCTCGCAGAATCTTTGGAAACCTTGGCTACTATTCGGCTATCAACTGGTTTTTCTTAGCTGGGGCTATAGCTCCTGCTCTTGTTTGGCTTGCACATAAGGCCTTCCCAACCAAACAATGGATTAGACTTATTACAATGCCTGTGCTCCTAGGGACAGTAGTCAACATGCCTCCAGCTACTGCCGTGAATTTCACCAGCTGGATTCTCATCGGCTTCGCCTCAGGATTTGTTGCTTACAGGTACTACCGCAGCTGGTGGAGCCGCCACAACTATGTGCTATCAGGGGCTCTAGACGCTGGATTAGCCTT
This genomic interval from Argentina anserina chromosome 1, drPotAnse1.1, whole genome shotgun sequence contains the following:
- the LOC126793581 gene encoding receptor homology region, transmembrane domain- and RING domain-containing protein 1, translated to MELRKMKQVFLGFSVFVFVELSSATVVYNPLSMAFDDLPAKFAVPLDEAGTCGALVNADPLNGCLPLRNGHRSNEIDKARFALIVRGECAFKDKIQNAQNAGFGAAIVYDNVDGRELVYMMIDRENTTIHAVFVSKATGELLKEHAHDEEGECCLFPTKTETAWTVLAISFLSFMVILGILLIAIFAPRHWLFSQGRNQLPKSVDTKVVEALPCFTFNSARLGECHSDETCAICLENYKDGEILKVLPCQHEFHSSCVDLWLTKWGTCCPVCKHDTRKKTVNPEIKRRTWLDNS
- the LOC126800468 gene encoding rRNA (cytosine-C(5))-methyltransferase NOP2C, translating into MCWHWIFQIYGIDAASGAAVLALDISAGDHVLDLCAAPGAKLCLISDLLGDSGSVTGVDVSRHRLAAGRTLLQKYALGSRCRLFVADGTTFSIIPMSVHTNSLSCGSGLEENVTFKEWTSRRPWKERKEVARIRKSGVVLSGTQLPDLIYYGCQSGVVGLKKSELYQTFCDGQFSGCGYDKVLVDAECTHDGSIKHVQKFERWGWDTLQRRVLNAERGDNLTALQLKLLKNGFRLLKAGGLLVYSTCSLTVAQNEDVVKQFLEENSSAELQAIDAAENWPCRNGRLPKTLRFDPLTSNTSGLFVAKFTKVAI
- the LOC126792650 gene encoding oligopeptide transporter 7-like encodes the protein MTFGPEITAPLLQNNHASASASSPAPEENSPIEQVALTVPVTDDPSIPAVTFRTWTLGSLACILLSFLNQFFWYRREPLSLTSISAQIAVVPLGHLMASVVTDRVFFEGQRWQFTLNPGPFNVKEHVLITIFANSGAGNVYAIHIVSTIKVFYKKNMSFWVALLVVLTTQVLGFGWAGLFRRFLVEPAAMWWPHNLVQVSLFRALHEKEKRPRGGLTRNQFFLIAFTCSFAYYVLPGYLFPMLSSISWVCWIFPASVLVHQLGSGLHGLGIGAVGLDWSSISSYLGSPLASPWFATANVAVGFVIVMYVITPVAYWLNVYNARTFPIFSDGLFTSTGQSYNISAIIDPKFRLDIDAYEREGPLHISTFFAINYGVNFACLTATVVHVLLFHGRDIWDLSKSAFQEKETDVHTKLMRRYKQVPGWWFICILVANIVATILTCHYYNDQLQLQWWGVLLACGLALFFTLPVGVIYATTNQMPALNVITEYIIGYLYPGYPAANILFKVYGHISMKQGITFLEDFKLGHYMKIAPRAMFVAQVVGTIIAALVHLGTAWWLMSTVPDICDRVLLPPDSPWTCPGDHVFYDASVIWGLVGPRRIFGNLGYYSAINWFFLAGAIAPALVWLAHKAFPTKQWIRLITMPVLLGTVVNMPPATAVNFTSWILIGFASGFVAYRYYRSWWSRHNYVLSGALDAGLAFMAVILYLCLGMHHVDLKWWGSSPDGCPLASCPTEPGVVIKGCPLL